From Corvus hawaiiensis isolate bCorHaw1 chromosome 13, bCorHaw1.pri.cur, whole genome shotgun sequence, one genomic window encodes:
- the USP50 gene encoding inactive ubiquitin carboxyl-terminal hydrolase 50: MAWRWKYSPKEQLEDMSSQHPGLTGLQNLENTCYMNAVLQCLCSLTPLVQYFLSGRWNTALHEETGESATAFGCLISDMWLGEFDYVSPEAFHSVFGKRYPAFSRRTQHDAQEFLICVLDDLHEAFKEPSQGRHSSDAGASTGSGSGTSIITKLFEGQLSYGIRCLKCKALADRPESFTVLSLPIPSTTVCSLQDCLECFFQPDTLTRNNQIHCYWCGGNQDATVKASITKAPQIIIFHLKRFAWQDKHRRKLSTTVCYPFRDLDLSPYSTVSCNKAEYSLCAVVVSFAFPAFIGNALPHGADEACVGLDFMYDLYFNVCFVVCLFLPAMDIVQYQYLTKGERSNFPFFPNIPILKECTPGM; the protein is encoded by the exons ATGGCATGGAGATGGAAGTATTCCCCCAAGGAACAGCTGGAGGATATGAGCAGCCAGCACCCGGGGCTCACGGGGCTGCAGAACCTGGAGAACACGTGCTACATGAACGCGGTGCTGCAGTGCCTCTGCAGCCTGACCCCCCTCGTGCAGTATTTCCTCTCGGGACGGTGGAACACAGCCCTGCATGA GGAGACTGGGGAGTCTGCAACTGCCTTTGGCTGTTTGATATCCGATATGTGGCTTGGAGAGTTTGACTATGTTTCCCCTGAGGCTTTTCATTCTGTCTTTGGGAAGCGGTACCCAGCTTTTAGCAGGAGGACTCAGCATGATGCGCAGGAGTTTCTCATCTGTGTGCTGGATGACCTCCACGAGGCTTTCAAGGAG CCAAGCCAAGGAAGACACAGCTCTGATGCAGGAGCAAGCACAGGGAGTGGCAGTGGCACATCTATTATAACAAAGTTATTTGAGGGACAGCTCAGTTACGGTATCAGGTGTCTGAAATGCAAAGCCCTCGCTGACAGACCCGAGAGCTTCACCGtcctctccctgcccatcccttcCACCACAGTGTGCTCTCTGCAG GACTGCCTGGAATGCTTTTTTCAGCCAGACACACTGACTCGGAACAACCAGATCCACTGCTACTGGTGTGGAGGCAACCAAGATGCAACAGTAAAGGCCTCCATAACCAAGGCACCACAGATCATTATTTTTCACCTAAAGAG gttTGCCTGGCAGGACAAGCACAGAAGGAAACTCTCAACCACTGTCTGCTACCCGTTCAGGGATCTGGATCTCTCTCCCTACTCCACAGTGTCTTGTAACAAAGCAGAGTACAGCTTGTGTGCTGTAGTGGTAAGCTTtgcctttcctgcttttattgGGAATGCCTTGCCTCATGGAGCAGATGAAGCCTGTGTTGGTTTGGACTTCATGTatgatttatattttaatgtgtGTTTTGTTGTATGCCTTTTTTTACCTGCCATGGACATAGTCCAGTACCAGTATCTAACTAAAGGAGAGAGAAGTaatttccccttcttccccaaCATcccaattttaaaagaatgcaCTCCTGGCATGTAA